The region ATCCTCAAGAAGAACTAGTACTGTCCCATGCTCAATTCCAATAGGGACAACATTCTCAAACAATTTTGTTACTATCTCTGGAGATGCCGAAGTAGCGATATCAACATCAGAAATCGGTTTATCTAGTAATAAATCTCTTACTGCTCCTCCAACAAAATAGGATTCAAATCCTGCCTCTTTCAGTTTTTGTAAAATAGGTAATGCCGATTTAAAGACTTGATCCATAACATTCTTCCTTTAATGTTTCAGTAGCTAATACTTCTTGGTAAATTCTCTCATATTGATCCACGATATGTTTAGATTTGAAAAAGTTCTGGACTCGAGCTAATCCATTTTCCGAAAAAGTGTTCCACAAAGAAGGACTTGTTAGTATGTCTAATGATTTTTTTGCAATATCTTCTATATCTCCTGGTTCACAAATAAAACCAGTCTGCCCATCGACAATTACTTCTGGGATACCACCAATATTAGTACCTATACATGGCACACCACATGCCATTGCTTCTAATAACACTAACCCGAAAGATTCTTTTTCGGATAATAGTAGTTTTAAATCAGAAATTGATAATAGTTCAGAAATATTTTCTTGTTTTCCTAAGAGTAAGATTTTGTCCTCAAGATTTAATTCTTTAATGAGCTTTACAATCGAATAGTATTCAGGCCCATCTCCTACTAAGAAGAGCTTTGCAGGAATCTTTTCTTGAATCATTGAAAAAGTATAAACTACATCCTGTACTCGTTTAACTTTTCTAAAATTTGATACGTGTATGACAACTTTTTCATCATCAGATATTCCAAACTGCCCTTTAAGTTGTTTAACTTCTTCCTTTTTATGGTATTCTCTTTCATCAACAAAATTATAAACGACTTCTATATCTTTTGAGATTGAAAGAAAGTCCTTCGTTTGCGAAACAAGGGAGTGTGAAACAGCTGTCACTCGATCTGATTGATTTATACCGAACTCAATCATTCCGCTAAATCCGGGATCAGTCCCAAGTATCGTTATGTCAGTTCCATGCAAAGTAGTAATGATTTTAACATCTCTTTTAACCATTTGCTTAGCTAAGATTGCACATATCGCGTGAGGCATTGCGTAGTGGGCATGTAAGATATCTAAATGTTCTTCCTCAATAACTTCTGCCATTTTATTCGCCAAGGCTAAATCGTAAGGAGGATACTGAAAAACAGGATAATGGCTGACATCTACCTCATGAAAAAAAATGTTAGGATAAACCTTTTGCAACCTAAAAGGAACGTGTGAAGTTATAAAATGTATTTCATGTCCTTTCTCAGCTAACATTTTTCCGAGTTCTGTTGCAATAACACCAGACCCCCCTACAGAAGGATAACAAGTAATCCCAATCTTTAACTTCATTGCATTCACCAAATCCCTTTACTCTTTTTTTCTATCGCGAATAACTTTTCTCCAATCTAAATCTCCTCGTTCTAACCCGTGAATAATGATTTCTGCAGCCCCCATATTCGTTGCAAGTGGAATTTGGTATACATCACACAAACGCATTAAAGCACTAACATCTGGTTCATGTGGTTGAGCGGTAAGTGGGTCTCTGAAAAATATAACCATGTCCATCTCATTATCAGCAATTTTGCCACCTATTTGTTGATCTCCCCCGAGTGGGCCCGATTGAAACCTATGAATTTTCAATTGTGTTTCTTCCATTATTCTCTTTCCTGTTGTGCCGGTAGCGTACAGGTTATGCTTTTCAAAGATGGACTCGTAGGCTATGACAAATTGAATGAGTTCATCTTTCTTTTTATCATGTGCAATTAATGCAATATGCATGATTATCTCTCCCTTAATCTAATAAGTACTCTAAACCATATACTAGAACATCTAGCTTCATTACTTTTTCAACAGAAAGCTTAACACCCGTCATGAAAGAGGCACGATCGTATGAATCATGTCTTATTTTTAAAGTTTGACCTAATCCACCGAATATCACTTCTTGATGTGCAACAAGACCAGGTAAACGGACACTATGAATTTTCATTCCTTCTACATCAGCACCACGTGCCCCTATTAACGTTTCTTTTTCATTTATATGTCCCTGAGTTTTTTTATCCCTTACCTCTTGAATAAGCTCAGCTGTTTTAATGGCAGTGCCAGATGGGGCATCTAGCTTTTGATCATGATGCTGCTCAATAATCTCTACATCAGGAAAGTACTTAGCTGCCCATTTTGCGAATTGCATCATGAGAACTGCTCCAATAGCAAAGTTAGGTGCAATAATTGCACCAAGCTCCTTAGAGGAAGCTAAATCGCTGATCTCATCTAACTGTTCTTGTGTAAATCCAGTAGTACCTACGACGGGGCGAACATTATTTTCTAATGCAATTTTTGTATGACGATATCCCGCTTCTGGAGAAGTTAAATCAATAAGGACATCAGGCTTTGTCACTTGCAATCCTTCTTCAATATCTTCATAAATTAATGCATCAAATGGAGGAAGACCTTCTATGTCCTTTACCAGCTTACCACCATTTCTTCGGTCAATGACACCAACAAGTTCGAAAAGTTCTTCTTTATGTATCATTTTTAAAGCCTCTGATCCCATTTTTCCACGTGGCCCAGCAACTATAACTTTGATTTTATCCATGCTTTATTCCTCCTTCTTTGTCCATCGATCTTTATCTCTTGTTTCAATTTTTTCCATACTTCTCGTAAAGGCGTCCTCTAGGCTAATATTCAACGAATTAGCAAAACATATCAGTACAAAGAGAGTATCCCCTAATTCTTCCTCCATAGATTTCTCCTTTTCCGTGGACTTTTTAGGTTTCTCCCCATAAAAATGATTGACTTCCCTAGCCAATTCCCCTACTTCCTCAGTTATTCTAGCCACCATGGAAAGAGGGGAAAAATATCCTTCCTTAAATTGAGAAATGTATTGGTCGACTCTTTTTTGCATTTGTTCTGTTGTTAAACTTGGTTGTTCCATATTGTAACCACCTTATATAACTTCTCTTTATCCTTTCATGTTAGCTAAAGAACTAAGATTTGACAAATTTTTTTACTTTTTGTTCCCGTAAAGGCAATTGCTCTCTATCCTTCCATTGTCTATAATGAAGGGGGTACAAAGTAAAGGGGGGCTAAAAGTTGTTTTTTAAAGGAGTACAGATAAAAAATATACTGGTCATATTATTAGGATCAGCTATTTTTTCTTTTGGCTTGGTCCATTTCAATATGGAGAATGAGTTAGGAGAAGGGGGATTTTCGGGCATCACCCTTCTACTTTACTTTTTGCTTGGTTGGGATCCTGGAATTACAAACATTTTGTTAAATATCCCTGTATTTTTTATCGGATGGAAAATGTTGGGTCGAACAACATTTATCTATACGGTTATTGGAACCTTTGCGGTTTCGATTTTTTTATGGGTCTTCCAAAATGATTCCTTACATATCACATTAACGGATGATCTAACTCTCGCAGCATTATTTGCAGGCGTATTTGTCGGAATTGGTCTTGGGCTGATTTTTCGTGTGGGTGGTACAACCGGTGGAGTGGACATCATAGCAAGACTCGTTCACAAATATGTAGGCTGGAGTATGGGAAGAACCATGTTTCTATTTGACGCTATAGTCATTGTAGCCTCGATTATTTTATACTTGAGTTACGTTCAAGGGATGTACACCTTGGTCGCAGTTTTTATTGGGGCAAGGGTCATCGACTTCATACAAGAAGGTGCTTATTCAGCAAGAGGAGCTATGATCATATCTGAGAAAAGCGACCTCATTTCTAGAAAAATCATGAAAGAAATGGATCGAGGGGTCACTGTTCTAGCAGGAAGAGGTAGCTACACTGGGACTCAGCGAGATGTTTTATATTGTGTAGTAGGAAGGAATGAAATTGTAAGACTGAAAGGAATCATTAACTCCATTGACCCCCATGCGTTTGTTGCCGTTACCTCGGTTCATGATGTATTAGGGGAAGGATTTACGTTAGAT is a window of Bacillaceae bacterium S4-13-56 DNA encoding:
- the bshA gene encoding N-acetyl-alpha-D-glucosaminyl L-malate synthase BshA; protein product: MKLKIGITCYPSVGGSGVIATELGKMLAEKGHEIHFITSHVPFRLQKVYPNIFFHEVDVSHYPVFQYPPYDLALANKMAEVIEEEHLDILHAHYAMPHAICAILAKQMVKRDVKIITTLHGTDITILGTDPGFSGMIEFGINQSDRVTAVSHSLVSQTKDFLSISKDIEVVYNFVDEREYHKKEEVKQLKGQFGISDDEKVVIHVSNFRKVKRVQDVVYTFSMIQEKIPAKLFLVGDGPEYYSIVKLIKELNLEDKILLLGKQENISELLSISDLKLLLSEKESFGLVLLEAMACGVPCIGTNIGGIPEVIVDGQTGFICEPGDIEDIAKKSLDILTSPSLWNTFSENGLARVQNFFKSKHIVDQYERIYQEVLATETLKEECYGSSL
- a CDS encoding nucleotide pyrophosphohydrolase; translated protein: MEQPSLTTEQMQKRVDQYISQFKEGYFSPLSMVARITEEVGELAREVNHFYGEKPKKSTEKEKSMEEELGDTLFVLICFANSLNISLEDAFTRSMEKIETRDKDRWTKKEE
- the dapB gene encoding 4-hydroxy-tetrahydrodipicolinate reductase — translated: MDKIKVIVAGPRGKMGSEALKMIHKEELFELVGVIDRRNGGKLVKDIEGLPPFDALIYEDIEEGLQVTKPDVLIDLTSPEAGYRHTKIALENNVRPVVGTTGFTQEQLDEISDLASSKELGAIIAPNFAIGAVLMMQFAKWAAKYFPDVEIIEQHHDQKLDAPSGTAIKTAELIQEVRDKKTQGHINEKETLIGARGADVEGMKIHSVRLPGLVAHQEVIFGGLGQTLKIRHDSYDRASFMTGVKLSVEKVMKLDVLVYGLEYLLD
- a CDS encoding YitT family protein; protein product: MFFKGVQIKNILVILLGSAIFSFGLVHFNMENELGEGGFSGITLLLYFLLGWDPGITNILLNIPVFFIGWKMLGRTTFIYTVIGTFAVSIFLWVFQNDSLHITLTDDLTLAALFAGVFVGIGLGLIFRVGGTTGGVDIIARLVHKYVGWSMGRTMFLFDAIVIVASIILYLSYVQGMYTLVAVFIGARVIDFIQEGAYSARGAMIISEKSDLISRKIMKEMDRGVTVLAGRGSYTGTQRDVLYCVVGRNEIVRLKGIINSIDPHAFVAVTSVHDVLGEGFTLDENKKPLREQ
- the mgsA gene encoding methylglyoxal synthase, encoding MHIALIAHDKKKDELIQFVIAYESIFEKHNLYATGTTGKRIMEETQLKIHRFQSGPLGGDQQIGGKIADNEMDMVIFFRDPLTAQPHEPDVSALMRLCDVYQIPLATNMGAAEIIIHGLERGDLDWRKVIRDRKKE